The following proteins are co-located in the Escherichia fergusonii ATCC 35469 genome:
- the argB gene encoding acetylglutamate kinase, with the protein MMNPLIIKLGGVLLDSEEALERLFTALVNYRESHQRPLVIVHGGGCVVDELMKGLNLPVKKKNGLRVTPADQIDIITGALAGTANKTLLAWAKKHQIAAVGLFLGDGDSVKVTQLDEELGHVGLAQPGSPKLINTLLENGYLPVVSSIGVTDEGQLMNVNADQAATALAATLGADLILLSDVSGILDGKGQRIAEMTAAKAEQLIEQGIITDGMIVKVNAALDAARTLGRPVDIASWRHAEQLPALFNGMPIGTRILA; encoded by the coding sequence ATGATGAATCCATTAATTATCAAACTGGGCGGCGTACTGCTGGATAGTGAAGAGGCACTGGAACGTCTGTTTACCGCACTGGTGAACTATCGCGAGTCACATCAGCGTCCGCTGGTGATTGTCCACGGCGGCGGTTGCGTGGTGGATGAGCTGATGAAAGGGCTGAATCTGCCGGTGAAAAAGAAAAATGGCCTGCGGGTGACGCCTGCGGATCAGATAGACATTATCACCGGGGCGCTGGCGGGAACGGCAAATAAAACCTTGCTGGCGTGGGCGAAGAAACATCAGATTGCAGCCGTAGGTTTGTTTCTCGGTGACGGCGACAGCGTAAAAGTGACCCAGCTCGATGAAGAGTTAGGCCATGTTGGACTGGCGCAGCCAGGTTCGCCTAAGCTTATCAACACATTGCTGGAGAACGGTTATCTGCCGGTGGTCAGCTCCATTGGCGTAACAGACGAAGGGCAACTGATGAACGTCAATGCCGACCAGGCGGCGACGGCGCTGGCGGCAACGCTGGGCGCAGATCTGATTTTGCTCTCTGATGTCAGCGGTATTCTCGATGGCAAAGGGCAACGTATTGCCGAAATGACCGCAGCGAAAGCAGAACAACTGATTGAGCAGGGCATTATTACTGACGGCATGATAGTGAAAGTGAACGCGGCGCTGGATGCTGCGCGCACGCTGGGCCGCCCGGTAGATATCGCTTCCTGGCGTCATGCGGAACAGCTTCCGGCACTGTTTAACGGTATGCCTATTGGTACACGGATTTTAGCTTAA
- the argE gene encoding acetylornithine deacetylase, which translates to MKNKLPPFIEIYRALIATPSISATEEALDQSNAGLITLLADWFKDLGFNVEVQPVPGTRNKFNMLASTGQGAGGLLLAGHTDTVPFDDGRWTRDPFTLTEHDGKLYGLGTADMKGFFAFILDTLRDVDVTKLKKPLYILATADEETSMAGARYFSETTSLRPDCAIIGEPTSLQPVRAHKGHISNTIRVMGQSGHSSDPARGVNAIELMHDAIGHILQLRDTLKERYHYEAFTVPYPTLNLGHIHGGDAANRICACCELHMDIRPLPGMTLNDLNGLLNEALAPVSERWPGRLTVEELHPPIPGYECPPDHQLVEVVEKLLGTHTEVVNYCTEAPFIQTLCPTLVLGPGSINQAHQPDEYLETRFIKPTRELITQVIHHFCWH; encoded by the coding sequence ATGAAAAACAAATTACCGCCATTTATCGAGATTTACCGCGCTCTGATTGCCACACCATCGATTAGCGCAACGGAAGAAGCGCTCGATCAAAGTAATGCGGGTTTAATCACTCTACTGGCGGACTGGTTTAAAGATCTGGGCTTCAATGTGGAAGTACAGCCAGTACCCGGCACACGTAACAAATTCAATATGCTGGCAAGTACCGGACAAGGCGCAGGCGGCTTGCTGCTGGCCGGTCATACCGATACCGTGCCATTTGATGATGGGCGTTGGACGCGCGATCCATTCACCCTGACCGAGCATGACGGCAAGCTCTATGGTCTGGGTACGGCTGATATGAAAGGTTTCTTTGCGTTTATTCTTGATACGCTACGCGACGTTGACGTTACGAAACTGAAAAAGCCGCTCTATATTCTGGCGACCGCCGACGAAGAAACCAGTATGGCGGGTGCACGTTACTTCTCGGAAACCACCTCCCTGCGTCCGGATTGTGCCATTATCGGCGAGCCAACATCACTGCAACCTGTTCGAGCGCATAAAGGTCATATCTCCAACACGATTCGAGTAATGGGGCAGTCGGGGCACTCCAGTGATCCTGCTCGTGGTGTAAATGCTATTGAACTGATGCATGATGCCATCGGTCATATCCTGCAACTGCGTGACACTCTTAAAGAACGCTATCACTATGAGGCATTTACCGTGCCTTACCCCACGCTTAACCTTGGTCATATTCACGGCGGCGACGCAGCTAACCGTATCTGCGCTTGCTGTGAGTTGCATATGGATATTCGCCCTTTACCGGGAATGACGCTCAACGATCTCAATGGGTTACTCAACGAAGCGCTGGCTCCAGTGAGTGAACGCTGGCCGGGTCGCCTGACGGTAGAAGAGTTGCATCCTCCTATTCCGGGTTATGAATGCCCGCCGGACCACCAACTGGTTGAAGTGGTTGAGAAATTACTCGGCACACATACCGAAGTAGTGAATTACTGTACCGAAGCGCCTTTTATTCAAACGTTATGTCCGACGCTGGTGTTAGGACCGGGTTCAATCAACCAGGCCCATCAGCCTGATGAATATCTGGAGACGCGTTTTATCAAGCCGACCCGTGAGCTGATCACTCAGGTTATTCACCATTTCTGCTGGCATTAA
- the argC gene encoding N-acetyl-gamma-glutamyl-phosphate reductase: MLNTLIVGASGYAGAELVTYVNRHPHMNITALTVSAQSNDAGKLISDLHPQLKGIVDLPLQPMSDISEFSSGVDVVFLATAHEVSHDLAPQFLEAGCVVFDLSGAFRVNDATFYEKYYGFTHRYPALLEQAVYGLAEWCGNKLKEANLIAVPGCYPTAAQLALKPLIDADLLDLNQWPVINATSGVSGAGRKAAISNSFCEVSLQPYGVFTHRHQPEIATHLGADVIFTPHLGNFPRGILETITCRLKPGVAQAQVAQALQQAYAHKPLVRLYDKGVPALKNVVGLPFCDIGFAVQGEHLIIVATEDNLLKGAAAQAMQCANIRFGYAETQSLI; the protein is encoded by the coding sequence ATGTTGAATACGCTGATTGTGGGTGCCAGTGGTTACGCTGGCGCAGAGCTAGTGACCTATGTAAATCGCCATCCTCATATGAACATAACCGCTTTGACCGTCTCAGCGCAAAGCAATGATGCAGGAAAATTAATCTCCGATTTACATCCGCAGCTAAAAGGCATCGTTGATCTGCCGTTACAGCCGATGTCGGATATCAGCGAGTTTAGCTCAGGGGTGGACGTGGTGTTTCTCGCCACCGCCCATGAAGTTAGCCATGATTTGGCCCCACAATTTCTTGAAGCAGGCTGTGTGGTGTTCGACCTTTCCGGCGCGTTTCGTGTTAACGACGCCACCTTCTATGAAAAATATTACGGCTTTACACATCGATACCCTGCATTGCTTGAGCAGGCGGTCTATGGCCTTGCGGAGTGGTGTGGCAATAAATTAAAAGAAGCGAATCTGATTGCGGTGCCGGGCTGTTATCCGACGGCGGCACAGTTGGCGCTGAAACCATTAATTGATGCCGATCTTCTTGACCTCAATCAGTGGCCGGTCATCAACGCCACCAGCGGCGTGAGCGGTGCAGGACGTAAGGCGGCCATTTCAAACAGCTTTTGTGAAGTGAGCCTGCAACCGTATGGCGTCTTTACTCATCGCCATCAACCAGAGATCGCCACACACCTCGGTGCTGACGTTATCTTCACCCCACATCTGGGCAATTTCCCGCGCGGCATTCTCGAAACCATTACCTGCCGCCTGAAACCGGGTGTGGCCCAGGCGCAAGTCGCGCAAGCGTTACAGCAGGCGTATGCCCATAAACCGCTGGTGCGGCTGTATGACAAAGGCGTTCCGGCGCTAAAAAATGTCGTCGGACTGCCGTTCTGCGATATCGGTTTTGCCGTTCAGGGGGAACATCTGATTATCGTGGCGACCGAGGACAACTTATTGAAAGGTGCAGCGGCGCAAGCGATGCAGTGCGCCAATATTCGTTTCGGCTATGCGGAAACGCAGTCTCTTATTTAG
- a CDS encoding phosphoethanolamine transferase CptA: MHSTQLQAKAPFSWKALGWALLYFWFFSTLLQAIIYITGYSGTTGIRDSLLFSSLWLIPVFLFPNRTKIIAAVIGVMLWAASLAALSYYVIYGQEFSQSVLFVMFETNANEASEYLSQYFSLKIVLIALAYTAVAILLWTRLRPVYIPSPWRYLISFALLYGLILHPITMNTIIKGKPIEKTLDSLASRMEPAAPWQFITGYYQYRQQLNSLTKLLNENNALPPLANFKDESGNEPRTLVLVIGESTQRGRMSLYGYPRETTPELDALHKTDPNLSVFNNVVTSRPYTIEILQQALTFANEKNPDLYLTQPSLMNMMKQAGYKTFWITNQQTMTARNTMLTVFSKQTDKQYYMNQQRTQSAREYDTNVLKPFQEVLKDPAPKKLIIVHLLGTHIKYKYRYPENQGKFDGNTDHVPPGLSAEELESYNDYDNANLYNDHVVASLIKDFKAADPNGFLVYFSDHGEEVYDTPPHKTQGRNEDNPTRHMYTIPFLLWTSEKWQATHPHDFSQDVDRKYSLAELIHTWSDLAGLSYDGYDPTRSVVNPQFKETTRWIGNPYKKNALIDYDTLPYGDQVGNQ, translated from the coding sequence ATGCATTCCACTCAACTCCAGGCTAAAGCCCCTTTTAGCTGGAAAGCCCTGGGCTGGGCATTACTCTATTTTTGGTTTTTCTCCACACTTCTTCAGGCCATCATTTATATCACCGGCTACAGCGGCACCACTGGTATCCGTGACTCCCTGTTGTTCAGTTCCCTTTGGTTAATCCCCGTTTTTCTCTTCCCTAACAGAACAAAAATTATCGCTGCGGTGATTGGCGTAATGCTCTGGGCGGCCTCGCTGGCAGCACTCAGTTATTATGTGATTTATGGTCAGGAATTTTCGCAAAGCGTCCTGTTCGTCATGTTCGAAACCAACGCCAACGAAGCCAGCGAATATTTAAGCCAATATTTTAGTCTGAAGATTGTGCTGATTGCGCTGGCTTATACGGCGGTGGCAATCCTGCTCTGGACACGTCTGCGCCCGGTCTACATTCCTTCGCCCTGGCGTTATCTCATTTCGTTTGCCCTGCTTTACGGCTTGATCCTGCATCCGATCACCATGAACACCATCATCAAAGGCAAACCGATTGAAAAAACGCTGGATAGTCTGGCATCGCGCATGGAACCCGCAGCACCATGGCAATTTATTACCGGCTACTACCAGTACCGCCAGCAACTTAACTCGCTGACCAAATTACTCAACGAAAACAACGCGCTGCCGCCACTGGCTAATTTCAAAGATGAATCGGGTAACGAACCGCGCACCCTGGTACTGGTGATTGGCGAATCAACCCAGCGTGGCCGCATGAGCCTGTACGGTTATCCGCGTGAAACCACGCCGGAGCTGGATGCGCTGCATAAAACCGACCCGAATCTGAGCGTGTTCAATAACGTGGTCACATCGCGTCCGTATACCATTGAAATCCTGCAACAAGCGCTGACCTTTGCCAATGAAAAGAACCCGGATCTGTATCTGACGCAGCCGTCGCTGATGAACATGATGAAACAGGCAGGTTATAAAACCTTCTGGATCACCAACCAGCAGACGATGACCGCCCGCAATACCATGCTGACGGTATTTTCGAAGCAGACCGACAAGCAGTACTACATGAACCAGCAACGTACGCAGAGTGCGCGTGAATACGACACCAACGTGCTGAAGCCGTTCCAGGAGGTGCTGAAGGACCCTGCGCCGAAGAAACTGATCATCGTTCATCTGCTGGGTACGCATATCAAATACAAATACCGCTACCCGGAAAATCAGGGCAAGTTTGATGGCAATACCGATCATGTTCCGCCTGGATTAAGCGCAGAAGAGCTGGAGTCATATAACGATTATGATAACGCTAACCTGTATAACGATCATGTGGTTGCCAGCCTGATTAAAGACTTTAAAGCAGCAGACCCGAACGGTTTCCTGGTTTACTTCTCTGACCACGGTGAAGAGGTTTACGACACGCCACCGCACAAAACTCAGGGGCGTAATGAAGACAATCCGACGCGCCACATGTACACCATTCCGTTCTTGCTGTGGACGTCAGAAAAATGGCAGGCCACGCATCCGCATGATTTCTCGCAGGATGTTGATCGGAAATACAGCCTGGCGGAACTGATCCACACCTGGTCAGATTTGGCAGGCTTATCTTACGACGGTTACGACCCAACCCGCTCGGTGGTAAACCCGCAGTTCAAAGAAACCACCCGCTGGATTGGTAACCCGTACAAGAAAAACGCGCTGATCGATTACGACACTCTGCCGTATGGCGATCAGGTGGGTAATCAGTAA
- the ppc gene encoding phosphoenolpyruvate carboxylase, with the protein MNEQYSALRSNVSMLGKVLGETIKDALGEHILDRVETIRKLSKSSRAGNDADRQELLTTLQNLSNDELLPVARAFSQFLNLANTAEQYHSISPKGEAASNPEVIARTLRKLKNQPDLSEATIKKAVESLSLELVLTAHPTEITRRTLIHKMVEVNTCLKQLDNKDLADYERNQLMRRLRQLIAQSWHTDEIRKQRPSPVDEAKWGFAVVENSLWQGVPNYLRELNEQLEENLGFKLPVDFVPVRFTSWMGGDRDGNPNVTADITRHVLLLSRWKATDLFLKDIQVLVSELSMVEATPELLALVGEEGAAEPYRYLMKNLRSRLMTTQAWLEARLKGQKLPKPEGLLTQNEELWEPLYACYQSLQACGMGIIANGDLLDTLRRVKCFGVPLVRIDIRQESTRHTEALGELTRYLGIGDYESWSEADKQAFLIRELNSKRPLLPRNWQPSAETREVLDTCQVIAEAPQGSIAAYVISMAKTPSDVLAVHLLLKEAGIGFAMPVAPLFETLDDLNNANDVMTQLLNIDWYRGLIQGKQMVMIGYSDSAKDAGVMAASWAQYQAQDALIKTCEKAGIELTLFHGRGGSIGRGGAPAHAALLSQPPGSLKGGLRVTEQGEMIRFKYGLPEITVSSLSLYTGAILEANLLPPPEPKESWRRIMDELSVISCDVYRGYVRENKDFVPYFRSATPEQELGKLPLGSRPAKRRPTGGVESLRAIPWIFAWTQNRLMLPAWLGAGTALQKVVEDGKQSELETMCRDWPFFSTRLGMLEMVFAKADLWLAEYYDQRLVAKELWPLGKELRNLLEEDIKVVLAIANDSHLMADLPWIAESIQLRNIYTDPLNVLQAELLHRSRLTEQNGKEPDPRVEQALMVTIAGVAAGMRNTG; encoded by the coding sequence ATGAACGAACAATATTCCGCGTTGCGTAGTAATGTCAGTATGCTCGGCAAAGTGCTGGGAGAAACCATTAAGGATGCGTTGGGAGAGCACATTCTTGATCGCGTTGAAACAATTCGTAAGTTGTCCAAATCTTCACGCGCTGGCAATGACGCCGATCGCCAGGAGTTACTCACCACATTACAAAATTTATCGAACGACGAGCTATTGCCCGTCGCCCGCGCTTTTAGTCAGTTTTTGAATCTGGCTAATACTGCTGAGCAATACCACAGCATTTCGCCAAAAGGCGAGGCTGCCAGCAACCCGGAAGTGATTGCCCGCACCCTGCGTAAACTGAAAAATCAACCAGACCTCAGTGAAGCTACAATCAAAAAAGCTGTCGAATCACTGTCGCTGGAACTGGTCCTCACCGCACACCCGACTGAAATCACCCGTCGTACACTGATCCACAAAATGGTGGAAGTGAACACCTGTTTAAAGCAACTGGATAACAAAGATCTCGCTGATTACGAACGTAACCAATTGATGCGTCGTCTGCGTCAGTTAATCGCCCAGTCCTGGCATACGGATGAGATTCGAAAACAACGACCAAGCCCGGTAGATGAAGCCAAATGGGGCTTTGCAGTAGTGGAAAACAGCCTGTGGCAAGGTGTACCAAACTATCTGCGCGAGCTGAACGAACAACTGGAAGAAAATCTTGGCTTTAAGCTGCCGGTAGATTTTGTTCCGGTCCGTTTTACTTCGTGGATGGGCGGCGACCGCGACGGCAACCCGAACGTAACCGCCGATATTACCCGTCATGTGTTGTTGCTCAGCCGCTGGAAAGCAACCGATCTGTTCCTGAAAGATATTCAGGTGCTGGTCTCTGAACTGTCGATGGTTGAAGCAACCCCTGAACTGCTGGCGCTGGTTGGCGAAGAGGGCGCCGCAGAGCCGTATCGCTATCTGATGAAAAATCTGCGCTCCCGCCTTATGACTACTCAGGCCTGGCTGGAAGCACGTCTGAAAGGGCAAAAACTGCCGAAGCCGGAAGGTTTACTGACACAAAACGAAGAGCTTTGGGAACCACTTTATGCGTGTTACCAGTCGTTGCAGGCTTGCGGTATGGGCATTATTGCCAACGGCGATCTGCTCGACACTCTGCGCCGCGTAAAATGTTTCGGCGTACCGCTGGTACGTATTGATATCCGTCAGGAGAGCACCCGTCATACCGAAGCGCTGGGCGAACTGACCCGCTACCTCGGCATCGGCGACTACGAAAGCTGGTCAGAGGCCGACAAACAGGCGTTCCTGATCCGCGAACTGAACTCCAAACGCCCCCTTCTGCCGCGTAACTGGCAACCGAGCGCCGAAACTCGCGAAGTACTTGATACCTGTCAGGTAATTGCTGAAGCACCGCAAGGTTCCATTGCCGCCTACGTGATCTCGATGGCAAAAACGCCGTCCGACGTACTGGCTGTACACCTGCTGCTGAAAGAAGCGGGTATTGGGTTTGCGATGCCGGTTGCTCCGCTGTTTGAAACCCTTGATGACCTGAACAACGCCAACGATGTCATGACCCAGCTGCTGAATATCGACTGGTATCGCGGTCTGATTCAGGGCAAACAGATGGTGATGATTGGCTATTCCGACTCAGCAAAAGATGCGGGCGTGATGGCGGCTTCCTGGGCGCAATATCAGGCACAGGATGCATTAATCAAAACCTGCGAAAAAGCGGGTATTGAACTGACGCTGTTTCACGGTCGCGGCGGTTCCATTGGTCGCGGCGGCGCACCTGCCCATGCGGCGCTGCTGTCACAACCACCAGGAAGCCTGAAAGGCGGCCTGCGCGTGACCGAACAGGGCGAGATGATCCGCTTCAAGTACGGTCTGCCTGAAATCACCGTTAGCAGCCTTTCGCTGTATACCGGGGCGATTCTGGAAGCCAACCTGCTGCCACCGCCAGAGCCGAAAGAGAGCTGGCGTCGCATTATGGATGAGCTTTCGGTTATCTCATGCGATGTCTACCGCGGCTACGTGCGTGAAAACAAAGATTTTGTGCCTTACTTCCGCTCTGCCACGCCGGAGCAGGAACTCGGCAAACTACCGCTGGGTTCACGTCCGGCAAAACGTCGCCCGACCGGTGGCGTTGAGTCACTGCGCGCTATTCCGTGGATTTTTGCCTGGACACAAAACCGCCTGATGCTCCCCGCCTGGCTGGGCGCGGGTACGGCGCTACAAAAAGTGGTGGAAGATGGTAAACAGAGCGAGCTGGAAACCATGTGCCGCGACTGGCCTTTCTTCTCAACGCGTCTGGGAATGCTGGAGATGGTCTTCGCCAAAGCGGATCTGTGGCTGGCGGAATATTATGATCAGCGGCTGGTCGCAAAAGAGCTTTGGCCGTTAGGCAAAGAGCTACGCAATCTGCTGGAAGAAGATATTAAAGTGGTGCTGGCAATTGCTAACGACTCCCACCTGATGGCTGATCTGCCGTGGATTGCCGAGTCAATTCAGTTGCGTAATATCTACACCGACCCACTGAACGTACTACAGGCAGAGCTGCTGCACCGCTCACGTCTTACCGAACAAAACGGCAAAGAGCCTGATCCACGCGTTGAGCAAGCCCTGATGGTCACCATTGCCGGGGTTGCTGCTGGTATGCGTAACACAGGTTAA
- the argH gene encoding argininosuccinate lyase: MALWGGRFTQAADQRFKQFNDSLRFDYRLAEQDIVGSVAWSKALVTVGVLTAEEQVQLEEALNVLLEDVRARPQQILESDAEDIHSWVEGKLIDKVGQLGKKLHTGRSRNDQVATDLKLWCKDTVSELLTANRQLQSALVETAENNQDAVMPGYTHLQRAQPVTFAHWCLAYVEMLARDESRLQDALKRLDVSPLGCGALAGTAYEIDREQLAGWLGFASATRNSLDSVSDRDHVLELLSAAAIGMVHLSRFAEDLIFFNTGEAGFVELSDRVTSGSSLMPQKKNPDALELIRGKCGRVQGALTGMMMTLKGLPLAYNKDMQEDKEGLFDALDTWLDCLHMAALVLDGIQVKRPRCQEAAQQGYANATELADYLVAKGVPFREAHHIVGEAVVEAIRQGKPLEELPLSELQKFSQVIGEDVYPILSLQSCLDKRAAKGGVSPQQVAQAIAFAQARLG, encoded by the coding sequence ATGGCACTTTGGGGCGGGCGTTTTACCCAGGCAGCAGATCAACGGTTCAAACAATTCAACGACTCACTGCGCTTTGATTACCGTCTGGCGGAGCAGGATATTGTTGGCTCTGTGGCCTGGTCTAAAGCCCTGGTAACGGTAGGCGTGTTAACCGCAGAAGAACAAGTGCAACTGGAAGAGGCGCTGAACGTGCTGCTGGAAGATGTTCGCGCCAGGCCACAACAAATCCTTGAAAGCGACGCCGAAGATATCCATAGCTGGGTAGAAGGCAAACTTATCGACAAAGTGGGCCAGTTAGGCAAAAAACTGCATACCGGGCGTAGCCGTAATGATCAGGTGGCGACCGATCTGAAACTGTGGTGCAAAGATACCGTTAGTGAGTTGCTGACGGCTAACCGTCAGCTGCAATCGGCGCTGGTGGAAACGGCGGAAAACAATCAGGACGCGGTAATGCCGGGCTATACCCACCTGCAACGCGCCCAGCCGGTGACGTTCGCTCACTGGTGCCTGGCCTATGTTGAGATGCTGGCGCGTGATGAAAGCCGTTTGCAGGACGCACTCAAGCGTCTGGATGTCAGTCCATTAGGCTGTGGCGCACTGGCGGGAACGGCCTATGAAATCGACCGTGAACAGTTAGCAGGCTGGCTGGGTTTTGCTTCGGCGACCCGTAACAGTCTCGACAGCGTTTCTGACCGCGACCACGTACTGGAGCTGCTTTCTGCTGCCGCTATCGGTATGGTGCATTTGTCGCGTTTTGCCGAAGATCTGATTTTCTTTAACACCGGCGAAGCGGGTTTTGTGGAGCTTTCTGATCGTGTGACTTCCGGTTCATCATTAATGCCGCAGAAGAAAAACCCGGATGCGCTGGAGTTGATTCGCGGTAAATGCGGTCGTGTTCAGGGCGCGTTGACCGGCATGATGATGACGCTGAAAGGTCTGCCGTTGGCCTATAACAAAGATATGCAGGAAGACAAAGAAGGTCTGTTCGACGCGCTCGATACCTGGCTGGACTGCCTGCATATGGCGGCGCTGGTGCTGGACGGGATTCAGGTGAAACGTCCGCGTTGCCAGGAAGCGGCGCAGCAGGGGTATGCGAACGCCACTGAACTGGCGGATTACCTGGTGGCGAAAGGTGTGCCGTTCCGCGAGGCGCACCATATTGTTGGTGAAGCGGTGGTGGAAGCCATTCGTCAGGGCAAACCGCTGGAAGAGCTGCCGCTCAGTGAGTTGCAGAAATTCAGCCAGGTGATTGGTGAAGATGTCTATCCGATTCTGTCGCTGCAATCGTGCCTCGACAAGCGTGCAGCAAAAGGCGGCGTCTCCCCGCAGCAGGTGGCGCAGGCGATTGCTTTTGCGCAGGCGCGGTTGGGGTAA